The genomic interval atgttgtataatatGTGTCATGTGATATGGTAATAGCTTagttgtaaataatatatagcATAACTTGTGGTTTGTGCGTGCAGTGTGGCTATTCCATATTGTTTTATTCCTGAAACAGCAAAAGTAACCACCCTATGTAATGGTAACACGGTAATACCATATTTCTAATGTAATCCAGTTGACCCTCCCGATCATCGTAACTTTGGCTGTTTGATGAAACTGATATCACGACACAACAATAACCTGGTTCTCTGTGCAGCAAACTCTGATGAAGCTTTGTAAGTGTATGATGTTCTGTGCTACATTATTTAGTTTCTATATAATCCAATACTGTTACTTACATATGCTGTCGCATAACAGGCTACTTGCTGGATAGTTTTACAGTACATGatattgttctattttaactatatatatgtatatatagtttttttttgatagtgatatattttgtaattatttttactactTTAACCTAGTAGTTGTAAGACCACATTTTTGGCTCGGACTGCAATTTATATCGGCTTTACCACTTAATATAATGTAAGTACTTTACCaactactttaaaataatttctaatttGTCTTTCTATCCAAATTGGCCAAATCTggcataaattttaattttttactctcaatatataacaatatataacaCTATAGGATTGGCCTAcagataatttttttaggtttaactAAAATCTATTTCTTCTTCCATCTTCAGGAGTTGGAAGATGATGGTGGAGCAAATGATCCGAATCCGAACTGGAGGAAACACCAATCTCCGGAGGTGGAATTCTTACCCAAGTGTTCACAGAGCCAACTACCCGATACAACGCAACACACCTGTATATTGTTATCCAAACTATGGGCCTGTGCAAGTTTGGTACAACGAATATGGGCAACCCTACTATGGTAAGATGTTGAAAGTTCAGTTGGAAACTTAGAATTGTAGTAATATTCACgtgaattgttttatttaattctttcatagaagttaacattttaatattaaatggttgtttgttaaatttattttcactgTTTTTAAGACTACAAGATTTTTAATtccacatttttttagtaactGTGCAGAAGCTGCCCAAGACAGAGGTTTTAGGCGTCTCAGTATAGTAACAACTACGACTTGcactgtttaatttaaattagtgAATACTTATAGTTCAGGCAACTATAAAAACCAAGATAATCAGATTGTAATATCAGAATAAGTTGCATCTAAAAGTCTTAATTTATGGTTCACAGTCTATCACAGAATAACATATGAGGTTTTATGAGGTAAcgtataaattaatatatgtattttttttatttcggGAAACTTATTACTCTATATTCAATACTTTCATTTTATAGCTTAATATTTTACTATCCACAGTCCACCCACAAACCCAAGTTGTGACCGTGATACGAGAACGTGATCCATATTATTATCGTAATGGGGATCTTATGTGGGGTGTAGCAGCAGGGGCAATGTTGGGTGCAGCTCTATACACTCCTTTCCTTTTCTTTTAATCTTAACACACTATAGCAGCAGTATTCTGAAGATACGCTTCATGCCTTTtctattcatttttattgtacTATTTCTATTTCACTCTTTGTAAACCTGTTTGTACGGCTTCTAAGCTGTCGTACAATTCTTATTCTAGTACGGTGATGGAAAACCTGTCATATGTGACCTGCTTGACTATTTAATGTTCCAACTTATAATGTACAGTGTAGATTCTGATCAATTTATGCTTGGTGTGTTGCTTACCATTTAATAAGGTGAACATGTAAGAACACAACCCGAATCATGTATTCTActgtaaatacaattttaatgcAGTTCAGAATGTGTTGGGTGCTGTTTTGAATGTCATATCTCAGTTGGTTCAATCGCGATCGTAAATtagtaactttttattttttaattatgaatcCAAAACCATTCATCATCATTGTATTCTTGCTTTGCACATCTTTGCAGGTTGTAACATGGATGCCATTTTGGTCATGGTGTATACaacatttttgtgtttgaacTTGTTAGCCTATAGTGGTAATTATGTGCTCTAATCACTATATTAACAGGCAACAGCACACTTTTAAATTGCGAGtaattttatttgcatttaacACAAAGCTTGGTGATAGTTAAGTTACACAATTTTAGCTTGGTGATAGTTTGAGGTTACACAATTATATGCATGAGTAGAACTTTTCATCGCTTTAACATTCTTGCAGTTAGAAGTTGATCACTGAACGAAGACTGTAAAGAACATGAagagttttttaaatgaaagaaagagtttaataccaaaacaatattttggcTCATTGGCCGATTATTTGTTCCTAAATAATTcgtaaaaaaattacctttttcCTTCATGCATCAGATCGAACGCTTTGTTGATGTCACAAAGGGGCATTGTGTGAGTCACAAACTCATCAACCTTCAGTTTTTTGTTCAAGTAATCCTGCACCAGTTTTGGCACGCCTTCAACGCTCTTGTATCCTGAAGAAATATAAGGTACAGCATCtgatttaaatagttttggaAAAAACATTGCAGCAAATAATCTTTAAATGGATAAATGTTAACTATTTATTCTCTCATGGTCATGGCTGCGTAATGCGTATTGACAGTTATAGATATGCAAGTTACCACTTAAGTAACTTcgggtaaatatatatatttatgtccCATTAGACCTCTGGGTTAGATTAAATGGTGATTGTTTACCCCAGAACACAACGGCCAACAATGGTAACAGTGTCGAGTCAACTTTGAACAAGAAAAAAgccaaatgtttaaaaaagtgcttACCTCCAAATGCAGTTCCCTTCCATGTACGACCAGTAACAAGGTAAAATGGTCGTGTTGAAATTTCTTGTCCTCTGCCAGCCACTCCAATAATAACTGAGACACCCCAGCCTTTGTGGGCAGCTTGAAGTGCAGCTCTCTgcgtttaaattaatgtttgttaaaataatatgtatGACTTAATGCTGTCACTATTTATAGCTGATTAAAGTGAATTTTTGCACATAACAGTACAGATTTGTGTAATGTTATCAGGCAGAGTATATATGTGCCTTAACTGGTCTAACAATAGGTACAAAGCAAATATGTACCTAGCAAAGAGGGTAGATAAAGTAGCACAGCTTAAGCCTTACACagcaattttaaactatttggCACATTACACCAAAGCACTTCATTCTACCTTATTTttcattaatataaaaaagtgcaacttttttaattaatatgtttttaagccatttttttcaaacttttacaCAAAGTTGTCTCTCACCATTGTATGAATATTACCAATGCATTCAAATGTGAAATCACATCCACCATCAGTTAAAGCAACAATAGCTTCATCTGCTGAAACTTTAGATTCTTTTGGGTTGAAGCACTCTGTGGCACCAAACTGCTTGGCTATTATAGAcacatattatgttttattataacttgTGAGTAAGCGggaggtgtatgtaacaacacttattttattacaactgtcattttcccgCCATATGTAGTAATAAAAAAccctttatttattaaaatacaaaattattaatacaaatgtCTTTCAGGACATCATGAGAATAATGTTGTATACCATGAATTAAATATTGTACTGTAAAAATACCAACCAATTTCAAACTTTGACTCATTGATGTCAACTCCAATGATCCTGGTAGCTCCAGCTGCTTTGCAACCCATCACTACAGCAAGACCCACTGCCCCAAGACCCCACACAGCACATGTTGACCCAGGTTCAACCTATACGTAATTAAGTATTGGTGAACCAAACCGTGTTTTGCTAAAGGGCATAAAAAACTTGTacatttggtaaatatttggGTTTTTCAGTtgaatttatgttaaaactatCTACTTTTATAGGTTTACCTTGGCAGTGTTAAGTGCTGCGCCATAACCCGTTGGTATTCCACATCCAAGCAAACAGACTTTGTCAAGTGGAGCGCTTTCATCAACCTGAAAATGATACAAATCGTAATGCAtgacaaaaaacaatttatagaATAAACTATAGCTACAAGTTACAGCACAGTCAGATAAATCACAAATGCGATTGTTTTCAAAGTAAAGCACTTCAAGTAGAAGTTTAAGTGGAAGATTAAACAGGATGCGCAACCTACCTTACAAAGCGAAATATCCGCAACAACAGTATACTCGCTAAATGTGGAAGTTCCCATGTAATGATAAACCATCTGACCATTGCATGTAAAACGAGATGTTCCATCGGGTAGAAAACCTTTGCCCTGTAAATCAAATACAAACAGACGTTGGATAGGCAATGTGTAAAGTGTAAGTTTATcagttggtt from Ciona intestinalis chromosome 2, KH, whole genome shotgun sequence carries:
- the adh3 gene encoding alcohol dehydrogenase class 3 (The RefSeq protein has 4 substitutions compared to this genomic sequence) — encoded protein: MLDTAGKVITCSAAVAWGPKKPLSIEKIQVAPPKAHEVRIKVMATGVCHTDAFTLSGEDPEAAFPVILGHEGGGIVESVGEGVTEFNESDHVIPLYIPQCKDCNFCRHPKTNLCQKIRTTQGKGFLPDGTSRFTCNGQMVYHYMGTSTFSEYTVVADISLCKVDESAPLDKVCLLGCGIPTGYGAALNTAKVEPGSTCAVWGLGAVGLAVVMGCKAAGATRIIGVDINESKFEIAKQFGATECFNPKESKVSADEAIVALTDGGCDFTFECIGNIHTMRAALQAAHKGWGVSVIIGVAGRGQEISTRPFYLVTGRTWKGTAFGGYKSVEGVPKLVQDYLNKKLKVDEFVTHTMPLCDINKAFDFMHEGKSLRSVINF
- the LOC100177232 gene encoding pleckstrin homology domain-containing family B member 2 — translated: MSTIPTFKAGWLLRQSSVLKRWKKNWFVLYGDGNLSFYEDESRKEKHGNFNITAECAAINTALECNVDPPDHRNFGCLMKLISRHNNNLVLCAANSDEALSWKMMVEQMIRIRTGGNTNLRRWNSYPSVHRANYPIQRNTPVYCYPNYGPVQVWYNEYGQPYYVHPQTQVVTVIRERDPYYYRNGDLMWGVAAGAMLGAALYTPFLFF